From the genome of Moritella sp. F3, one region includes:
- the smrB gene encoding endonuclease SmrB, producing MFNKQMKKKMLLQIDTAKEQTKAAAIKVSQATPEPDAHTLFSDSMKGIKPLPQDSIRTQKIRAKKPKIQPNDSIRQESAQREHFFSDQFQPHIADEGPTRYIRDGVSPYELKKLRRGDYEPELMLDLHGLTQEIAKVEISALIAECRKQHIRCCNVMHGHGKNILKHQLPMWLAQHPDIEAFHQATKTWGGSAAISILVELTNKEDFLR from the coding sequence ATGTTTAATAAACAAATGAAAAAAAAGATGCTGCTGCAAATAGACACAGCCAAAGAACAGACCAAAGCTGCTGCGATTAAAGTATCACAAGCCACGCCGGAACCAGATGCACACACTCTTTTCTCTGATAGTATGAAAGGTATAAAACCTTTGCCACAGGATAGCATACGCACACAAAAAATCAGGGCTAAAAAACCTAAAATACAACCAAATGATTCAATCAGACAAGAATCAGCACAACGTGAACATTTTTTCTCCGATCAATTTCAACCGCATATTGCCGACGAAGGACCTACCCGCTATATACGTGACGGCGTTTCTCCGTATGAGTTGAAAAAATTACGTCGTGGTGATTACGAACCCGAGCTGATGTTGGATTTACACGGTCTAACGCAAGAAATTGCCAAAGTAGAAATATCCGCGTTAATTGCAGAGTGCCGTAAACAACATATTCGTTGCTGTAATGTGATGCACGGTCATGGTAAAAACATTCTGAAACACCAATTACCGATGTGGTTAGCACAGCATCCAGATATCGAGGCTTTCCATCAAGCAACGAAAACGTGGGGTGGCAGTGCAGCTATCTCCATCTTGGTTGAGTTAACGAATAAAGAAGATTTTTTAAGGTAG
- the prmB gene encoding 50S ribosomal protein L3 N(5)-glutamine methyltransferase, with amino-acid sequence MDRIFIDEAVKELTTIQDIIRWAVSRFNDANIFYGHGTDNAWDEAVQLILPTLHLPLDIDPQIRHAKLLTSERQKLVELIVRRVNERIPAAYLTNKAWFAGLEFFVDERVLVPRSPFAELIMNGFQPWLTHEPMRVLDMCTGSGCIAIALSHAFPDSEIDAVDIEHGAIEVAEINIQDHGVEHQVTPIQSDLFSNLTGLRYDMIVSNPPYVDQEDIDNLPEEFKHEPEIGLQSGFDGLELTLKMIAQAPDMLNDGGLLFVEIGNSMVHMQEKFPEVPFTWLEMQNGGHGIFVISKEQIEDSMAEFAQFK; translated from the coding sequence GTGGACAGGATTTTTATTGACGAAGCAGTCAAAGAGTTAACTACTATACAAGATATCATCCGTTGGGCAGTTAGCCGCTTTAATGATGCGAATATTTTCTATGGTCACGGTACTGATAACGCATGGGATGAAGCTGTTCAGCTGATTTTACCAACGTTACACCTGCCATTAGATATTGATCCGCAAATTCGTCATGCGAAACTGCTTACATCAGAACGCCAAAAACTGGTTGAGCTAATTGTTCGCCGTGTTAATGAGCGTATTCCTGCTGCATACCTAACAAACAAAGCTTGGTTCGCAGGATTAGAATTCTTCGTTGATGAACGCGTACTTGTGCCTCGTTCACCGTTCGCAGAACTAATCATGAATGGTTTCCAACCTTGGTTAACACACGAACCTATGCGCGTACTTGATATGTGTACGGGCAGTGGTTGTATCGCAATTGCATTATCTCACGCATTCCCAGATTCAGAAATTGATGCTGTTGATATTGAACACGGCGCGATTGAAGTTGCCGAAATTAATATTCAGGATCACGGTGTAGAGCATCAAGTTACGCCAATTCAATCTGACTTGTTCTCAAACTTAACTGGCTTACGTTACGACATGATCGTATCTAACCCTCCTTATGTTGATCAAGAAGACATTGATAACCTGCCTGAAGAATTCAAGCATGAACCTGAGATTGGTTTACAGTCAGGCTTTGATGGTCTTGAACTTACGCTGAAGATGATTGCTCAAGCACCTGATATGCTAAACGATGGTGGTTTACTGTTCGTTGAGATCGGTAACAGCATGGTACACATGCAAGAGAAATTCCCAGAAGTACCATTTACATGGTTAGAAATGCAAAATGGCGGCCACGGTATCTTCGTGATCAGCAAAGAGCAGATCGAAGATTCAATGGCAGAGTTTGCTCAGTTTAAGTAA
- the ebgA gene encoding beta-galactosidase subunit alpha produces MNNWENFFRLNENRMAPRAYFFSYDSVSTATTFQRELSSHYQLLSGQWNFNFFTNPLLVPDEFYAQYMNNWDKITVPNMWQMEGHGDLQYTDEGFPFPIDVPFVPSDNPTGAYQRTFTLGDTWNDKQTIIKFDGVETYFEVYVNGHYVGFSKGSRLTAEFDISAYAQQGENLLSVRVMQWADSTYIEDQDMWWTGGIFRDVYLIGKEQVHVQDLTIRTDFDETYQSATLSCKTVIENLTAAPVANYSLEYTLFDGTTALAAGNIESLCFTSTQDVNVTIDVVNPTHWTAENPYLYQLVLTLKDDQGNVLEVIPQRVGFRDIKVRDGLFYINNNYVMLHGVNRHDNDHLKGRAVGMDRVEKDIILMKQHNINSVRTAHYPNDPRFYELCDVYGLFVMGETDVETHGFANVDDLSRITNDPAWEQVFVERIERHIHAQKNHASIIMWSLGNESGYGCNIKAMYAAAKAIDDTRLVHYEEDRDAEVVDIISTMYSRAQLMNAFGEHPHNKPRIICEYGHAMGNGPGGLTEYQNVFYKHDSIQGHFVWEWCDHGILAKDENGTEFLKYGGDYGDYPNNYNFCMDGLIYSDQTPGPGLKEYKQVIAPVKIRAKDTAKGIFTVDNKLWFSNLDDYTITAEVRVAGDTLQSTTLKVEGLAENSSRDIEITLPQLDGREAFINFTVRKDSRTRYSEANHDIAVYQVQLKEDTQQLPAFTNRNAIALDIVESRLDYIVKGLNFALNFSKVNGKLNSWLVNGEELIASAPKLNFFKPMVDNHKQEHDGLWEPAHLHIMQEHFRSINLEQIDGKAIFTVTSIIAPPVFDFGMRCTYVYEINKEGQLNIQLSGEKYGDYPHVIPVLGLDLGINNDFDQVQYYGRGPEENYQDSQQANLIDVYKTNVADMFENYPFPQNNGNRQHVRWASLSNRQGSGLLVKPAQEINFSAWFYTNHNIHEAQHTIELEKSGYITVNLDHKLMGLGSNSWGSEVLDSYRVYMEKFNYALTLVPFHQGGCKPSALANHTFMSTSQTADGDK; encoded by the coding sequence GTGAACAATTGGGAAAACTTCTTCCGCCTTAATGAAAACAGAATGGCACCACGTGCTTACTTTTTCTCATATGACTCAGTATCAACAGCAACTACGTTCCAACGTGAATTAAGCAGCCACTACCAGCTATTAAGTGGCCAATGGAACTTTAACTTCTTCACTAACCCGCTGTTAGTACCTGACGAATTCTATGCTCAATACATGAATAACTGGGACAAGATCACTGTTCCAAATATGTGGCAAATGGAAGGCCACGGCGATCTTCAATATACTGATGAAGGTTTCCCATTCCCAATTGATGTACCTTTCGTGCCAAGTGATAATCCAACCGGCGCTTACCAACGTACATTTACACTGGGTGATACCTGGAACGACAAACAAACCATTATCAAATTTGATGGTGTTGAAACTTATTTTGAAGTTTATGTTAATGGTCATTATGTTGGCTTTAGTAAAGGCAGCCGTTTAACAGCTGAGTTCGATATCTCTGCATACGCACAGCAAGGTGAAAACTTATTGTCTGTACGCGTAATGCAATGGGCTGATTCAACTTACATCGAAGATCAAGACATGTGGTGGACTGGCGGTATCTTCCGTGATGTTTATTTAATTGGTAAAGAACAAGTACACGTGCAAGATCTAACAATACGCACAGACTTTGATGAGACTTATCAAAGCGCAACGCTTTCTTGCAAAACAGTAATTGAAAACTTAACTGCAGCTCCAGTGGCTAACTACTCACTTGAATATACTTTATTCGATGGTACTACCGCACTGGCAGCAGGCAATATCGAGTCACTGTGTTTTACTTCGACTCAAGATGTAAACGTTACCATTGATGTTGTCAACCCAACTCACTGGACTGCTGAAAATCCCTATTTATATCAACTTGTGCTGACGTTAAAAGACGATCAAGGTAACGTACTAGAAGTTATTCCTCAGCGTGTTGGTTTCCGCGATATTAAAGTCCGTGATGGTCTGTTCTATATCAATAACAACTACGTGATGCTACACGGTGTTAACCGCCATGATAATGATCATCTAAAAGGTCGTGCAGTGGGCATGGATCGTGTTGAGAAAGACATTATCTTGATGAAGCAACACAACATCAACTCTGTCCGTACCGCGCATTATCCAAATGACCCGCGTTTTTATGAACTGTGTGATGTATACGGTTTATTCGTTATGGGTGAAACAGATGTGGAAACACACGGTTTTGCTAATGTGGATGACTTAAGCCGTATTACCAATGACCCTGCATGGGAACAAGTATTCGTTGAACGTATCGAACGCCACATTCATGCACAGAAAAACCATGCCTCTATTATCATGTGGTCACTCGGCAATGAATCAGGTTATGGCTGTAATATCAAAGCGATGTACGCAGCAGCAAAAGCCATTGATGATACTCGCCTAGTCCATTACGAAGAAGATCGTGATGCTGAAGTGGTTGATATCATCAGTACCATGTATTCACGTGCACAATTAATGAATGCCTTTGGTGAACACCCACATAACAAACCACGCATCATCTGTGAATATGGCCATGCGATGGGTAACGGCCCTGGTGGTTTAACCGAATACCAAAACGTATTCTACAAACATGACTCTATTCAAGGTCACTTTGTTTGGGAATGGTGTGACCACGGTATCCTAGCAAAAGATGAAAACGGCACTGAATTCTTAAAATACGGCGGCGATTACGGTGATTACCCAAATAACTACAACTTCTGTATGGATGGTCTTATTTATTCAGATCAAACACCGGGACCCGGTCTAAAAGAATACAAGCAAGTGATTGCGCCTGTGAAGATCCGCGCTAAAGATACAGCCAAGGGTATTTTCACCGTAGACAACAAACTTTGGTTCTCTAACCTGGATGATTACACCATCACAGCTGAAGTACGCGTTGCTGGTGATACATTACAAAGCACGACACTAAAGGTCGAAGGTTTAGCTGAAAACAGCAGTCGTGATATCGAGATCACATTACCTCAACTCGATGGCCGTGAAGCGTTCATTAACTTCACTGTTCGTAAAGATTCTCGTACTCGTTACAGCGAAGCCAACCATGATATCGCCGTTTACCAGGTACAACTTAAAGAAGATACTCAGCAGTTACCAGCATTCACTAACCGCAACGCGATTGCGTTAGACATTGTTGAATCTCGCTTAGATTATATCGTTAAAGGGCTAAACTTCGCGCTTAACTTCTCTAAAGTGAACGGTAAGCTGAATTCATGGTTAGTTAATGGCGAAGAGCTTATTGCCAGCGCCCCGAAACTGAACTTCTTCAAGCCAATGGTTGATAACCATAAGCAAGAACACGATGGCCTGTGGGAACCTGCTCACTTACACATTATGCAAGAGCACTTCCGTTCAATTAACCTTGAACAAATCGACGGCAAAGCGATTTTCACCGTGACTAGCATTATTGCACCGCCAGTGTTTGATTTTGGTATGCGCTGTACTTACGTGTATGAAATCAATAAAGAAGGTCAGCTAAACATTCAACTATCAGGCGAGAAGTACGGTGATTACCCACATGTGATCCCAGTGCTTGGTCTGGACTTAGGGATTAATAATGACTTCGATCAAGTGCAATATTATGGCCGAGGTCCTGAAGAAAACTACCAAGACAGCCAGCAAGCTAACTTGATTGATGTGTATAAAACTAACGTTGCCGATATGTTTGAGAATTACCCATTTCCACAAAACAACGGTAACCGCCAACACGTACGATGGGCATCATTATCGAATCGCCAAGGCTCTGGTTTATTAGTGAAACCAGCGCAAGAAATCAACTTCAGTGCGTGGTTCTATACCAACCATAATATCCATGAAGCACAACATACGATTGAACTTGAGAAGAGCGGTTACATCACCGTGAATCTTGACCACAAATTAATGGGCTTAGGTTCAAACTCTTGGGGTTCGGAAGTATTAGATTCATACCGTGTGTACATGGAGAAGTTCAACTACGCATTAACGCTAGTGCCTTTTCATCAAGGTGGCTGTAAGCCAAGCGCGTTAGCTAATCACACATTTATGTCAACAAGCCAAACTGCTGACGGAGATAAGTAA
- a CDS encoding DUF1107 family protein: MRSFKQFNSLRIAKYVKSFFRGTLYVTGLGLLEFQQGMLIMPSNAGNNVKMRVSEVNREIKRFAV; the protein is encoded by the coding sequence ATGCGTAGTTTTAAACAGTTTAACTCGTTACGTATCGCAAAATATGTAAAAAGTTTTTTTCGTGGAACTCTGTATGTCACAGGTTTGGGATTATTAGAGTTTCAGCAAGGTATGTTAATCATGCCGAGTAACGCAGGTAACAATGTTAAAATGCGTGTCTCGGAAGTGAATCGTGAAATTAAACGATTTGCAGTTTAA
- the sixA gene encoding phosphohistidine phosphatase SixA, whose translation MKIYIMRHGQAGLYANSDAERELTGTGRQQSADMADWLSAIEPTLDCVLHSPYIRAAQTWDVIGNFFTVHKVEVCEDITPYGDAEFIADYVKALVAQHNYETVLLVSHLPVVSYLTSAMTAGKHMPAFATSAIACLEMNGNDCHFKWLETPASIK comes from the coding sequence ATGAAGATTTATATTATGCGTCATGGCCAAGCAGGTTTATATGCGAATAGCGATGCGGAACGTGAATTAACGGGTACAGGACGCCAGCAATCTGCTGATATGGCTGATTGGTTAAGTGCGATAGAGCCGACGTTAGATTGTGTATTACACAGTCCATATATTCGTGCTGCACAAACTTGGGATGTTATCGGGAACTTTTTCACGGTACATAAGGTCGAAGTATGTGAAGACATTACACCTTATGGAGATGCCGAATTTATAGCTGATTATGTTAAGGCGTTAGTCGCACAACATAATTATGAAACAGTCTTGCTGGTTTCACATTTACCTGTGGTGAGTTATTTAACCTCAGCGATGACAGCCGGTAAGCATATGCCTGCGTTCGCAACATCTGCGATTGCTTGCTTAGAAATGAATGGAAATGATTGTCACTTTAAGTGGTTAGAAACACCAGCGAGTATAAAGTAG
- a CDS encoding amino acid permease — MSQSARGTIGKFALLSMTLAAVFNVRNIVNNNIELGLSSAPIFLLATLVYFIPFVFIISEFVSANKDSESGMYDWLKKPLGTKNAYLGSFLYWFVNLFWFVSLLPNVIAYASYAMLGYEYNFSPVVTSVISIVLFAAATHISTKGASWLGKISEMVAYGVFALFAIYVIGAVTALSGDHVPAQPITVEAMTPTISWATIGIMCWIFQAAGGAETAAAYLKDVKGGQKTFIRVIISAGILIGAMYAVGSLLVNVFVPREALTYAGGMVEIFTGMAQYFNISENLVGRFVGVILFIAMFGSMMMWTAAPVKIHFSEIPKGVYGEKTTELNEHGVPVRAAWWQFAFVVIMLVVNGFGSESVQEMMSTAINLTAGTAMLPPIFIMVAYFIFRLKYDDTPRDFRMGSRKVGMSVVSVLIVIFVVSMTASAFPTGVDLVNAFFINVFMTMVFSALAWWWISRFEKKQAQGETTTKQTLASAE, encoded by the coding sequence ATGTCTCAATCTGCACGTGGTACCATTGGCAAGTTTGCCTTGTTGTCTATGACGCTAGCGGCGGTCTTTAATGTCCGTAACATCGTTAATAACAACATCGAATTAGGATTAAGTTCCGCACCTATCTTCTTACTTGCAACGCTAGTCTACTTCATTCCGTTCGTGTTTATTATTTCTGAATTTGTATCAGCAAATAAAGACTCTGAATCAGGTATGTATGACTGGCTGAAAAAACCATTAGGTACTAAAAATGCTTACCTAGGTTCGTTCTTGTATTGGTTCGTAAACCTATTCTGGTTCGTATCGCTGCTGCCAAACGTAATTGCTTATGCATCTTATGCAATGCTTGGTTATGAGTACAACTTCTCTCCAGTGGTGACGTCTGTTATCTCGATTGTGTTATTTGCTGCTGCAACACACATCTCGACTAAGGGTGCATCTTGGTTAGGTAAAATATCAGAAATGGTAGCTTACGGTGTATTCGCACTATTTGCTATCTATGTCATTGGCGCAGTGACAGCACTTAGCGGTGACCATGTTCCAGCACAACCAATCACAGTTGAAGCAATGACACCAACGATCAGCTGGGCAACTATCGGTATTATGTGTTGGATCTTCCAGGCAGCAGGTGGTGCAGAAACAGCAGCGGCATACTTGAAAGATGTGAAAGGCGGCCAGAAAACATTCATCCGCGTGATCATTTCAGCTGGTATTTTAATTGGTGCGATGTACGCAGTTGGTTCACTACTTGTAAACGTATTCGTTCCACGTGAGGCACTAACTTATGCTGGCGGCATGGTTGAAATCTTTACAGGTATGGCGCAATACTTCAATATCTCTGAAAACCTAGTCGGTCGTTTTGTTGGTGTGATTCTATTCATCGCCATGTTCGGTTCGATGATGATGTGGACTGCGGCACCTGTTAAAATTCACTTCTCAGAAATTCCAAAAGGTGTTTACGGTGAGAAGACAACTGAACTGAACGAGCACGGCGTACCAGTACGCGCAGCTTGGTGGCAGTTTGCGTTCGTAGTGATCATGTTAGTAGTGAATGGCTTTGGTTCTGAATCAGTACAAGAGATGATGAGCACAGCGATTAATTTAACGGCTGGTACAGCAATGTTACCACCTATCTTCATCATGGTTGCTTACTTCATCTTCCGTCTTAAATACGATGATACACCGCGTGATTTCCGCATGGGTTCTCGTAAAGTGGGTATGAGTGTTGTGTCAGTACTTATCGTTATCTTTGTGGTAAGTATGACTGCATCAGCATTCCCAACAGGTGTTGATTTAGTGAATGCATTCTTCATCAACGTATTCATGACCATGGTGTTCTCGGCACTAGCATGGTGGTGGATCTCTCGCTTTGAAAAGAAGCAAGCACAAGGTGAAACTACAACGAAGCAAACATTAGCTTCTGCGGAATAG
- a CDS encoding beta-galactosidase subunit beta, translating into MIILDNLDHFKSVYRDGRKWNRCIEAIENIGNLKDGVMYSIGDSLVYMIADGVAANTEQFEGNRRYFDVHYYLEGRETVEVADKAELELVHPYTDETDREYLTGHGQTKQLCEGQMAVFDNSKAYRFHGDNRVRKVVLKVTIEDGYFLNK; encoded by the coding sequence ATGATCATTTTAGACAACCTAGACCACTTCAAATCAGTGTATCGCGATGGGCGTAAATGGAATCGTTGTATTGAAGCTATTGAAAACATCGGCAACCTAAAAGATGGCGTGATGTATTCCATTGGCGATTCATTAGTTTACATGATTGCAGACGGTGTGGCGGCTAACACCGAGCAATTTGAAGGCAACCGTCGTTACTTTGATGTGCACTATTATCTCGAAGGCCGTGAAACTGTCGAAGTCGCAGATAAGGCTGAACTTGAACTAGTACACCCTTACACCGATGAAACTGACCGTGAATACCTGACTGGTCACGGTCAGACAAAACAACTTTGTGAAGGCCAAATGGCTGTATTTGATAATAGCAAAGCGTATCGCTTCCACGGTGATAACCGCGTGCGAAAAGTGGTACTGAAAGTAACTATTGAAGATGGCTACTTTTTGAATAAATAA
- the ebgR gene encoding transcriptional regulator EbgR has protein sequence MATLKEIANEAKVSLATVSRVLNEDPTLSVKEETKRRIFEIAEKLEYKTSSTRKLASALPAKAKEHLHFLALYNYKQDTEINDPYYLAIRHGIETQCDKFDIVLTNSYESSLDIKNPKIDGILLVGRQTDEQLIAIKKITKNIVYIDYTDHGQEFDSVDIDLVRISKEVINFFTNQGYSRIGFIGGQDDEATPDIREQVFTEYGQLKGVVSESDLYRGDFSSSSGYKLAKKMLETDHPSAFFIASDSIAIGVLRAIHEQGLSIPDDIALISVNDIPTAKFTFPSLSTVRIHSELMGSQGVNLLMERRRDQRVIAINAYIPSNLRLRGTTKK, from the coding sequence ATGGCAACATTAAAGGAAATCGCCAACGAAGCTAAGGTTTCATTAGCAACTGTGTCGCGCGTATTAAATGAAGATCCGACATTAAGTGTGAAAGAAGAGACCAAACGACGTATTTTTGAAATAGCAGAAAAGCTGGAATACAAAACCAGTTCAACTCGTAAACTTGCTAGTGCATTACCGGCTAAAGCAAAAGAACATCTGCATTTCTTAGCACTGTATAATTACAAACAAGACACCGAGATTAATGATCCTTATTATCTCGCGATCCGTCACGGCATAGAAACGCAATGTGATAAGTTTGATATCGTGCTGACGAACAGCTACGAGAGCAGCCTCGATATTAAGAATCCAAAAATAGATGGCATCTTATTAGTTGGTCGTCAAACTGACGAACAGTTAATCGCGATTAAAAAGATCACTAAGAATATTGTTTATATTGATTATACCGACCACGGCCAGGAATTTGATTCTGTGGATATAGACCTTGTCAGGATCAGTAAGGAAGTTATTAATTTCTTTACTAATCAGGGGTATAGTCGTATTGGTTTTATTGGTGGTCAAGATGACGAAGCAACACCAGATATTCGTGAACAAGTCTTTACTGAATATGGCCAGTTAAAAGGCGTTGTCTCAGAATCTGATTTATACCGCGGTGATTTCTCAAGTTCATCAGGTTATAAGCTGGCTAAGAAGATGCTAGAAACCGATCACCCAAGTGCATTTTTCATCGCCTCAGATTCGATTGCCATTGGTGTATTGCGTGCGATTCATGAACAAGGTTTATCAATACCAGATGATATTGCCTTGATCAGTGTGAATGATATTCCCACGGCTAAATTTACTTTCCCGTCTTTGTCCACCGTACGTATTCATTCAGAACTGATGGGCAGTCAAGGGGTTAACTTATTAATGGAACGTCGCCGTGATCAACGCGTGATCGCCATTAACGCTTACATTCCAAGTAATCTACGTTTACGTGGCACCACTAAAAAGTAA
- the galE gene encoding UDP-glucose 4-epimerase GalE — translation MKVLVTGGMGYIGSHTCVQMIAAGIEPIIIDNLDNSKLAVLDRIEALTQVRPVFYQGDVRDEAFLDRIFTEHAISSVIHFAGLKAVGESVQKPLEYYDNNVNGSLVLVRSMRKANVKSIVFSSSATVYGDPEIVPITEDSPTGATTNPYGRSKYIIEECYSDLFVADNDWSITLLRYFNPVGAHPSGTMGEDPQGIPNNLMPFIAQVAVGRRESLSVFGDDYPTPDGTGVRDYIHVMDLADGHIAALTTVGAKSGLHIYNLGTGKGSSVLEMVNAFAQASGQPIPYQVCPRRAGDIAECWASTAKAEKDLGWKASRNVMEMSADTWRWQSTNPQGY, via the coding sequence GTGAAAGTACTGGTAACAGGCGGGATGGGCTACATCGGTAGTCATACATGTGTACAGATGATTGCTGCAGGCATCGAGCCTATCATTATCGATAACTTAGATAATAGTAAATTAGCTGTACTCGATCGTATTGAAGCATTAACGCAGGTTCGTCCTGTTTTCTACCAAGGAGATGTGCGTGATGAAGCCTTCCTTGATCGTATTTTCACTGAACACGCTATTTCATCGGTGATCCATTTTGCAGGATTAAAAGCGGTTGGTGAGTCAGTGCAAAAACCACTGGAATACTACGATAACAATGTAAACGGCTCTTTAGTGCTGGTGCGTTCAATGCGTAAAGCCAATGTGAAAAGCATTGTATTTAGTTCTTCGGCAACCGTGTATGGCGATCCTGAGATAGTCCCTATTACTGAAGATTCACCAACTGGTGCCACAACCAATCCTTATGGGCGTAGTAAATACATCATTGAAGAATGTTATTCAGATCTGTTTGTTGCCGATAATGATTGGAGTATTACTTTACTACGTTACTTCAATCCGGTTGGCGCGCATCCGTCTGGCACCATGGGGGAAGATCCACAAGGGATCCCAAATAACTTAATGCCGTTTATTGCCCAAGTTGCCGTCGGTCGTCGTGAATCTCTGTCGGTATTTGGCGATGACTATCCAACACCTGATGGCACAGGCGTTCGTGATTATATTCATGTGATGGATTTAGCTGATGGACACATTGCCGCATTAACGACTGTGGGTGCTAAGTCTGGTTTACATATTTACAACCTTGGTACAGGCAAAGGTTCAAGTGTATTAGAAATGGTGAATGCGTTTGCGCAAGCATCTGGTCAACCTATCCCATATCAAGTATGTCCACGTCGCGCTGGTGATATTGCCGAGTGTTGGGCAAGTACAGCAAAAGCAGAAAAAGACTTAGGTTGGAAAGCCAGTCGTAATGTAATGGAAATGAGTGCTGATACATGGCGCTGGCAGTCAACTAATCCACAAGGATATTAA
- the aroC gene encoding chorismate synthase — protein MAGNSIGQLFKISTFGESHGPALGCIIDGCPPGLEISLEDLQFDLDRRKPGTSRYTTQRREADEVQILSGIFEGKTTGCSIGLMIKNTDQRSQDYSNIKDTFRPGHADYTYHQKFGHRDYRGGGRSSARETAMRVAAGAIAKKYLKEQHGIVIRGYLSQLGPIKAEALQWDQVEQNPFFFPDPSKLEALDEYMRGLKKSGNSVGAKVTVVAEGVPVGLGEPVFDRLDADIAHSLMSINAVKGVEIGDGFGVVEQLGSEHRDEMTPEDGFLSNHAGGVLGGISSGQDIIAHIAMKPTSSITIPGKSIDKFGNAIEVVTKGRHDPCVGIRAVPIAEAQLAITLMDHLLRHRAQNLHVETQTPNM, from the coding sequence ATGGCAGGGAATAGTATTGGGCAATTATTTAAGATCTCCACATTCGGAGAAAGCCATGGACCAGCACTTGGGTGCATCATTGATGGCTGCCCTCCAGGACTTGAAATTTCACTAGAAGATCTACAGTTTGATCTTGACCGTCGTAAGCCTGGCACATCTCGCTATACTACTCAGCGCCGTGAAGCTGATGAAGTACAGATCCTTTCTGGTATTTTTGAAGGTAAAACCACAGGTTGTTCAATTGGCCTGATGATCAAAAATACTGATCAACGTTCACAAGATTATTCGAACATCAAAGACACCTTCCGTCCGGGTCATGCTGATTACACATATCATCAAAAATTCGGCCATCGTGATTACCGTGGTGGTGGTCGTTCATCGGCACGTGAAACGGCAATGCGCGTAGCGGCAGGTGCTATTGCGAAAAAATACTTAAAAGAGCAACACGGTATTGTTATTCGCGGTTATTTATCACAACTGGGTCCAATTAAAGCTGAAGCGCTGCAATGGGATCAAGTTGAACAAAACCCATTTTTCTTCCCTGATCCAAGCAAATTAGAAGCGCTTGATGAATACATGCGCGGGTTGAAAAAATCAGGTAATTCAGTGGGTGCTAAAGTAACGGTTGTAGCTGAAGGTGTGCCAGTTGGTTTAGGTGAACCAGTATTTGATCGTTTAGACGCGGACATCGCACATTCATTAATGAGCATTAACGCAGTGAAGGGCGTTGAGATTGGTGATGGTTTTGGCGTTGTAGAACAGCTAGGTAGCGAACACCGTGATGAGATGACACCAGAAGATGGTTTCCTTTCTAATCACGCTGGTGGCGTACTCGGTGGCATTTCAAGTGGCCAAGATATTATTGCGCACATTGCAATGAAACCGACTTCAAGTATTACCATTCCTGGTAAATCAATTGATAAGTTTGGTAACGCGATTGAAGTGGTTACTAAAGGTCGTCACGATCCATGTGTGGGTATCCGCGCAGTGCCAATTGCTGAAGCACAACTTGCTATCACGCTAATGGACCACTTGCTAAGACACCGTGCGCAGAATCTACATGTAGAAACGCAAACACCAAATATGTAG